Below is a genomic region from Hyphomicrobium nitrativorans NL23.
CAAGGATGAAGGTCTGGAGCGCATACTGAGCGGGATCGAGCAGATCAACCGCGAAACCGGCACGAATTATCGCCCGCAGTGGTGCGTGCTTGATGCGGCCAGTTACGGCGTGCCGCAGCACCGGGAGCGGGTCTTTATTATAGCCGGTCGCGAGGGCCAGTACTTTGAATTCCCGGCAGCCACGCATGGACAGGTGGTCGATCTCTTCGGCGATGCCAAGCGTTGCGAGCCGTTCCGCACGGCTTGGGATGCACTGGGCGACCTGCCTGAAAATCTGAACGATCCCGATCTGCGGATGGGCGGCAAATGGGCCGACCTTTTGCCCAGCATCCCCGAGGGTGAGAACTATCTGCACCATACGCCGCGCGGGCGGGGCAAGCCGCTATTCGGTTGGCGCACGCGGTACTGGAGCTTCCTGCTCAAGCTGGCCAAGGACAGACCGTCTTGGACGATCCAAGCGCAGCCGGGCTCTGCAATTGGCCCGTTCCATTGGCGCAACAGGAAGCTCTCGGCGCAAGAGCTCTGTAGGCTCCAGACATTCCCTGATGGCCTGCAGTTCGAATGCGGCAGGACACAGGTGCAGAAGCTGCTGGGCAACGCCGTTCCCTCGCTGTTGGCAGAGGTTCTTGCACGCGAGATTTCCACTCAGCTCCTTGGCAAGAAGCCGAAGGCCAAGCGGCTAAAGCTGCTTCCGCCGCGCAGGAAAATCGTGCCCGCTCCCGAGAAGGTCGCGGCGGTTCCTCGCAAATATCTGGCGCTGCAGGGCGATCATGCGGCTCATCCCGGCGAAGGCAAGGGCAACGGCGCTCGCGCAAGAGAACGGGCTGTCGCGTAGAGCGTCCAACCTCTCGCTACGTTGGCCGGGGGGATGGAACGGGGGCCAGCATGGCCCCTCCGAGGTGGGCGAAGACCGCCGAGCCAGAGGCGCTGTTTACAGCGCACATCTGGCCATCATCCATGATGGTTCGCATTCTCCCGCTTCATTTTCTCCAAGGATGTGGGTCGCAGCAGCACTCCATTTGCGCTGTCCAATTCCCGTCAGGCGCGACTATTAATTAGTTTAAGCTGCTTTTACCTTCGCGCAGATCGCGCAAAAATTGCTTGTAGTATAATGAACATATTCATTATACTGAATATATGAGAAATATAATAAAAAATGTTTTTAGCGCGGCGGCCATAGGAGCAAGAGGATGTATTACCTCACTATATCATATGGCAATTGAAACACGCGAGGAAATTAGCAGGGAAGTCGAAGATTTCCGGTTCCGCTGGAGCCAAAACAGGCCTCCTACCGAAAACAGCATGCCAAATACCGATAATGAACTTGATATACGTTGAGTTTCACCGGCAGTCACCGCTCCTGCCAGCTGGATCGATCAAAGTCGTTTATGAGAGATCGCAGCTCGCATTTTGCCAGGAAGTAAACAAATGCTGAGACTGCAACATAAGCGGAAGTTAACTGAATAGCCAACCGCAAGCTATTCGTGTCGATTTGATATTGGCTAACGGAAATAACCGCGAAACCGACGCCAAGTGCACCTTCCGCAAAACCATGACCGGTTGCAACAATCAGGCGCCCTCTATGATCGTGCCGGCTGAGAATTTGGGCTGGATTTCGCTTCACGCCTTTCAGGCGCCTGTCAAGCTCATCCTCCAATAGCTCATAGCGATACAGTTCTACGTCTGTCGTTTTTCGGTTTGCTCCAGATTTTGAGTCCGGTGGAAGAGCGGCATCATCAAGATTTGTGTCGCCCTCGACAAACATTTTCAGCGGACCAGTGCGCAGGAAGCGGAGCAAATCCGGCGCGCAAAAGGTAATAGCAAATCGATCCGCGTTTATCTCGTCGCGGAGATAAGCTAGAGGAATGCTTTTTTATGGTAAAACCGGCGAAGCCAAAAATAGAGGGCCAGAATCATAATTACCGCGGCTCCCGTTTTCACGTTCATAGCGGTGCACGACCATAGGAACGGGATAGCAATAATGGGCCTCAGCAGCGGCTCGGATTTGAAGTAGTTTAGCGTACTAAGCAACGTCTGGTGACCTAACAGGCTGTTGAACTTCTGGCCTGCTGACAGGCTGCGGCGAATATGATTCCGTTCTGGCTCCACGTCGAGGGGGTTTGCCATGCGCGGATCGGACGCCACTTCTGGATCGCTGTTTTCCTACGTCGACCTTGAGAGCCGGGTACCGGCCAAGCATCCGTTGCGGGTGATCAAGGCGATCGTCGACGACGTGCTGGTCTCGCTCGATGCCGAGTTCGCGCGGCTCTACGAGGGCACGGGTCGCGCCTCGATCGCCCCGGAACGGCTGCTTCGGGCCTCGCTTCTGCAGGCGTTCTACTCGGTGCGCTCCGAGCGCCAGTTGATGGAGCAGATCGACTACAATCTCTTGTTCCGCTGGTTCGTCGGCGTCGGCATCGACGATCCCGTCTGGGACCATTCGGTGTTTTCGAAGAACCGCGACCGGTTGCTGGATGCGGAGGTGGCGGCGAAGTTCCTCGAGGCGGTGTTGCGCCACCCCAAGGTCAAGCGCTTCCTGTCCGAGGATCACTTCTCGGTGGATGGCACCCTCGTCGAAGCCTGGGCCAGCTTGAAGAGCTTGCGCGCCAAGGACGGGTCCGACGAGCCGCCGACACCGGGGCGCAACGGAGAGCGCGATTTTCATGGAGAAAAGCGCGCCAACGACACGCACGAGAGCACGACCGACCCCGAAGCGAAGCTCTACCGCAAGGGCAACAGCCAGCCGGCCAAGCTCTATTTCATGGGGCACGCGCTGATCGAGAACCGGCACGGGCTCGTCGTCCAGGCCGATGCGACGCAAGCGAACGGCACGGCCGAGCGCGCGGCTGCCCTCGATATGATCGACCGGCAGGACCCGGGATCCGAGCGGCGGCTCACGCTCGGCGCCGACAAGGGCTACGACACGAGCGACTTCGTCGCCGACCTGAGGCGGAAGTGCGTGACACCGCACGTGGCACAGAAGATCAAGGGCTCGGCCATCGATGCGCGCACGACGCGGCACGATGGCTACGCAGAGAGCCAGAGAAAACGCAAACGCGTCGAGGAGCCGTTCGGCTGGGCCAAGACGATCGCGGGAATGGCGAAAGTGAAAGTGCGCGGCCTCGCCCGCGTTCGCCACGCGTTCACCTTCGCGATGGCCGCCTACAATCTGATCCGGATGCCGAGGCTGCTGGCGGCTGCGGCTTGAGCGTGACCATCGGGCACAACCCGAAGACCGCCCCGAACCCGAAACCACTCGATCGAGGCAATGGCCGAGGCTAGGGTGCTAACCGAATGCCAAAATCAACAGCCTGCTAATTCATGCACCATTGAAAACTGTCGGAGACGGGTGGTCCCTCGAGGCTCATGTGGCAAGAAAGTAAAGCGGAAGCTTTTGGAAGCGTAGGTATCAAACGAGCCAGATTTTTCCCCTTGCGGTGGGCAGTGAGCGGTTACAAGGAATCGATAGCCCACCTGAAATGAGGTCGGCAAATTGGGAATCTTGGCACGCTGCACAATGGGCATGTAGAACGTTTTCACGTCGCCTAACGAGGGCGTTACCGAGATGATCGACATAATTCCGTAATATCTCTTTACCTTGTCGTCATTAAGAACCTCAAATCGGCAATCCTTAAAACGTCGGATGTGGCGTGAGACCCTCCGAAGAACTTTAATATCTTCAATGTGGCGGCTAATGGTATCGCTCAAAGCCAATGTTAGCGCTGCGAGGAAAAGTAAAAAAAGCCCGTGCGTGGTCGGATGCATGATAAAACCGAATAACGCAACAGCAGCAATAGAAAGGTTCAGAAAAACAATGGAAAATAAATTCAACAAAAGACCAAGCGCCCCTTGCGATCCAAACAGAGCCCTTAAATTCGACAGGCGCTCAATCGGTATAGCGAAGTCATGTCCTTTTATCATCGGCACACCTCACCTATAGTATCAAGCGCGCTATCAATCGCTCTGTCACTAAGGATCGGATCAGATATTTCGATTTCGATATTAAGCTTGCTTTTCAACTCCCCAATTACGTGTACGCGAATAGTAGTGTGGCAATTTGCATTGGATTTAACGGTATCAACGTCGCTTTTCAGCGGGGCCGCCTCGTTTCCTCGCATAGCTACAGTTGTTTCGTTCACTACAAAATAAGCGCCTTGAAGTAGAGTTACAATGACGGCAGCCTTTGTTAGGGTGTCCCAGAATTCCGTGCGTTGTGCGTCTTCAGAAAGTGCGTTGATGCCGCCTTTTAAAATATGGTCTATTTCGCCGGGACCAATTACTTCGTACTCGTCCGGGTAGTGTTTAAGAAAATGCTTTTGTACTATGTCGAACGTGAGCATGATGCGCTGCGGCTCCCTATTGATTGCATAAAGGCATCATTTATTGCGGGATTTAGAGCTTGGTTAGTTTGTCAAGCACTTTAATCATGCTCCCTCCGATAGTTAGTTGAACTCGCAACAGTATATTGGCTTTGCCCGGCTGTGCCATCAATGTGCTACGCCCGCCCACTTGAACCCTCTCGTCAGGGTGGCGTGGCACACGTTCAGGCGGTCTGCGATTTCTCCAATTGGCGTTCCTAGCTGCGTGATGTGGCGATGCCCCTCGAGAACATCATCAATGGAGAGCAAGCGGGGTCTGCCGAGACGAGAGCCCTTTTTCCTAGCCGCTGCCAGCCCTAGCACCGTGTTCTCGCGGATTATGTCGCGCTGGAATTCGGCGAAGGCGGCGAAGAGGTGATAGACGAGCTTGCCGCCGGGCGTGGTGGTGTTGATGCCTTCGGCCAGCGAGCAGAAATGGATGCCTTCGTTTCCGAAACGCACCAGCAGGTCGGAGAGGTGTTGAACGGAGCGGCCCAGCCGGTCGAGCTTGAGGACGACCAGTGCATCGCCGCGCTTCAATGACTTAAGCGCGCGATCAAGGCCGGGGCGGCTGGCCTTGCCACCCGAGACGCCGTGATCCCGGAAGATCTTATCGCATTGCGCGCTTTTTAGCGCGTCGAGCTGCATGCGCAGCTTCTGGTCCTGCGTGGAAACCCGCGCGTAGCCTATCCTGCGGCCTGTGACTTCAATGCTGGGGAGGAAGAAGTTCGTCATGACTCCACCTCGACATAATCGATCCTTTTTGACGAGGTGCTGCGGACGCTAGTGCTAGCGCCCCCGATTGGCGGAGTTCCGCCGGTTTCCCAGTACAGTGCGATCATTCCCGTGCTAGTTTTTCCTCCTTACAATAACGATCGTTTATGTTGAGCAGGAAAAGCCTAGCAATAGCAAGCCTGTGTACCATCGTATGCGCGCAGGCGGGGGCCGCCGAAGAGGCGCTAAGAAGTTCAGATTTTCTCACGTGGTCGGCGGAGAATCAGCGCGGGTTTATCTCGACAGCCGCGATAGCCGCCGGTGTAATCGCCAACCTCAACCGCGCAGGTCAGGCGAAGTGCATTGACGATTGGGGGACTAAGTATCGGGAGGGCGGCTACCAGCCAGTCATCGAGGCTATGAAGAAACTTCCAGACTTCCACCCGATGGCTGTAACGCTCACTGTTATCGAGAAGGCGTGCGGTGAGTTCCGCTACACTAAGGCAACTGCGGCATCGCCATAGTCGCTGTTGATCCTGTTGGCTCAACCGTCCCGAGCTGGTGATCGGCAATTAGCCCCGGCGATGATTGCTCAAACTCGTTCTGCTTTTCTTTGGCGCGCGCAGCCAGATCGTCCGCGCGTTCCGCCAGGTCGCTCAGTTCTTCCCGGCTGGCGGGGTTTTCGTCGTCATTGGCTTTGTTGTGCATGTCGCCGACCTCGACGCTCCAGCCGCGCAACTCGTCCAGATCGCGCTCTATGCGCGCCTTACGCTCGGTCAGTACCTCATAAGGCCTGAACGTCTTGATGGGCTGACCCTCAACCTCGGAGGCATCTTCGGGGGTGATCGGCTTGCCCGTCTCATCTTTGTAAGTGCCGTCAACGTCGATCATCACGTAGCGACCATCGCTGAGCCGCGCGGTGGACGTGAGATATCCGTCAATCTGGCGGCGCAGGCTTTCATGCGCCTTCTCCCCGGCTTCAATCGCGCGGTCGATGGCGTTACCCGCGTTCGTGAAGGAGGCCGCGGCCCGCTCGTGGGCTTCGCGGTACGCGCGGTCATTCGCCAGCAGCCAGGTAAGTGTCCGGACATTATGGTCGCGGTCCCGGCGATCACGCTCGGCGTGATCGTCGCGCGCAAGGCCTAGCCTGCCGCGCGGATCGAGATCCTGCTCACGTCTGTCCCTGGCGTCCTGGATGATTTCTTTGTGCTTGAGTTTGACCAGCGCGGGATCGAGCGGACCGAACAACTGGCCCTTCACCGCTTCAAATGCCTCTGCCAAATCCGGCAGGTTTTCGAACTCTGGCTTCACGTACTCCACACACCCTTGTTTTATGGATATTATACCGCATAAGGAGCAATCGGTCAAAATTCTGCATGCGGGTGCGTGTTACACGCCTGCGATCAGATACCGGCGGATGGGCGGCGGCAGCGCATCTGGATCGCGTTTTTTGACCTCGCCCTGAGGCCTTTCGTGTTCGGCGCGGTGCAGGGCGATGGGCGAGACATGCCGCTTGCGCAGCCGCGCGCCGCCCAGAAGCGAGCCATAGATCGCCTCGATGCGCGATCCGTCCGGGCGATCGCAATCGTCGAACAGATAAAAGCGCGGATGACGGTGGTTGCGCTCTCGCATCAGGATGTAGAGGTTCTTTTCTTCATCCGAGAAGGCGACGCCTTCGTAGATCAGCGTGTTGTGGCCTCTATGCTTGATCTCGATGGTTTCGACCGCCTTGGCGAAATTCCATTCGCTCACAGGGGCGATGGAAAGATGGCCGACAAGGATGATCTCGGGATCGAGGCTTGAATATTTGTAGGTGTGATATTCGCCCGCCACCTCGCGCAGGAGAGTCGACGCGCCGCTGGCGAACCCATCGAAGAAAAGCGGCAGGATCTTTAGGGTTTTCTCGATGTCCTGACCCGGCGGGAAATAGCCGCGCTGCTCAAGAAAAAGGGCAATCTGACGGGCGTTGCGGGGGTACGTCACGCCTCTGTCGTCGGGCCGAGGTGCCTGCACGATGCGGTCGAGCTGACTCTTGCTGGTTGCGCAGCCTGCATGTTCAAGCTCAGCCAGCAACGATTTCCGGTCGCCCTCGTGCTTGCCCGAGGCCGTCTGGCCCGGCGTATTTGTGTAATCGCGCACGGCCAGTGCCAGCATCAGCCGGTGGCTGTGGTTGTCGGCATTGAAGTCGATTTTCGTCACGGGCGAATTCCCATGGTTTGACGCATTACCCCGAGCATGCAGGCATTCGCGATTCGCGGCGACACTCATTGTGCGAACGCGCGGGAATTTGCGCGCTCAGGTGCGGAAGGCCAATGCGAGACTGGGCGTACACCCGCGACAAGCTGTGTTGAAGTTCGGATCAGCGCTGCATCTCAAGCAGCCACCCGAATGGAGAACACAAAAACCATGCCCGCAATCGCCGCCCCTGCCTCACCTGAAAGACCCAGAAAGACCGTAATTATGGCCACCGATTTCCAGCTTAGCCGCATTTCTCATGTTTCGCGCCTTGCCATCGCAGCCGTCGCCGAAGGCTTCTCGCGCCGCGAGTGGCCGAACGCCATCGCCGATGCGATCTACGGCTTCGACGGGACGATCTATTATGCCGATGGCTGCAAGTTCGAGCCCACGGACACGGAAGTCGACGACACGTTCAACGATCCTGACTTCCGCTGGATCTCTGACTTCCTCGCCTTCGCGAACGTGCCGCCGCGCCAGCGCCCGCAGCAGCGCACCCTGGCGAGGCTGCGCCTCATCGACCTCTACTTCCGCATCAAGTATCCCGAGCGCGCGCGTCTGATTGCAGAATAAGAGAATCGCCCGGCTGTAAAGGCCGGGCGTTTCGTCTTCAAAAGCCGCGGCGGCAGCGGCCATGGTTGATAGGTATTTATTTGTGTACGGATTATGTGTACAATTAAGGGAGCTGGAGTTTTTCCAGCCGGGGTGTCGAAACCCTGTTTGTGGTAGACGGTTGGCATCAGCCGTTACTGGTGCGTCTTCTTCCCAATTTGGATGGCGAAGCGCGC
It encodes:
- a CDS encoding DNA cytosine methyltransferase, with the protein product MKVISLFTGVGGLDFGFEAAGFETRVAVELDSVCCATIRLNRDWPVLEGDIHNISSKQILKAGKLKSGEADVLIGGPPCQPFSKSGYWARGDALRLDDPRADTLSAYLRVLRDTRPKALLLENVYGLAYKGKDEGLERILSGIEQINRETGTNYRPQWCVLDAASYGVPQHRERVFIIAGREGQYFEFPAATHGQVVDLFGDAKRCEPFRTAWDALGDLPENLNDPDLRMGGKWADLLPSIPEGENYLHHTPRGRGKPLFGWRTRYWSFLLKLAKDRPSWTIQAQPGSAIGPFHWRNRKLSAQELCRLQTFPDGLQFECGRTQVQKLLGNAVPSLLAEVLAREISTQLLGKKPKAKRLKLLPPRRKIVPAPEKVAAVPRKYLALQGDHAAHPGEGKGNGARARERAVA
- a CDS encoding IS5 family transposase, which gives rise to MRGSDATSGSLFSYVDLESRVPAKHPLRVIKAIVDDVLVSLDAEFARLYEGTGRASIAPERLLRASLLQAFYSVRSERQLMEQIDYNLLFRWFVGVGIDDPVWDHSVFSKNRDRLLDAEVAAKFLEAVLRHPKVKRFLSEDHFSVDGTLVEAWASLKSLRAKDGSDEPPTPGRNGERDFHGEKRANDTHESTTDPEAKLYRKGNSQPAKLYFMGHALIENRHGLVVQADATQANGTAERAAALDMIDRQDPGSERRLTLGADKGYDTSDFVADLRRKCVTPHVAQKIKGSAIDARTTRHDGYAESQRKRKRVEEPFGWAKTIAGMAKVKVRGLARVRHAFTFAMAAYNLIRMPRLLAAAA
- a CDS encoding recombinase family protein, which codes for MTNFFLPSIEVTGRRIGYARVSTQDQKLRMQLDALKSAQCDKIFRDHGVSGGKASRPGLDRALKSLKRGDALVVLKLDRLGRSVQHLSDLLVRFGNEGIHFCSLAEGINTTTPGGKLVYHLFAAFAEFQRDIIRENTVLGLAAARKKGSRLGRPRLLSIDDVLEGHRHITQLGTPIGEIADRLNVCHATLTRGFKWAGVAH